TGATCCAGCCACGTTCCAGGGGCTCGATGGCACAGCGTTCCAGAACCAGCTTGCCGCTGGCCTCACGGCCGAGCTCGACCAGCTTGACGCTGGACGAACTGACATCCAGCCCAAGCAGGGGAGCGTTCTGACGACGAAACAATGATCCAAGAGCAGCCAAGTTAGGTCCCTCTCCCCCTGTATTTGTAACCAATAGAAAAATGTGCGTTCGGTTGCATGCTAGCAGCAGGCGTAGCGGCAACCAAGCAGCGCCGGGGGGCAAAACCCTGAAGCGTTGTCAAAACCTGACGTCAAATCCGCATTTTGTAACTTTTGAATTATGGCGATGCAAGGGCAGCAAAGATCGGATCGTGAAAAGAGGACGGCTTTTTATAATGTCCGGTGACTCTCCGGCCCCTCATGCAAGAAACTTCAAGCCCCAAAGGGCCAGCCAAGACCCCTCCCCCCAAGCGCCCGACCTGGCTGAAATGGCTGTTGCGCTTTTTCTTCTGGGGCTTCGGCATTGCCGCGGCCGGTGTGCTGGCGGTGCTTTGCGTGGTGGCGGTGGCTCTTGCCGTCGCGTATCCGAACCTGCCGGACATCAGCGAGCTCTCCGACTACCGGCCCAAACTGCCGCTGCGGGTGTTCTCGGCTGAAGGCACCCTGATCGGCGAATTCGGCGAGGAACGCCGCAATCTCACCCCGATTTCCGCCATTCCCAAGGTCGTGAAAGACGCCGTGCTCGCGGCCGAAGATGCACGCTTCTACGACCACGGCGGCGTCGACTACAAGGGCATGGTGCGCGCGGGCCTGGCCAACATGAATCGCGTGAAAAGCCAAGGCGCATCGACCATCACGATGCAGGTGGCACGCAACGTCTACCTGAGCTCGGAGAAGACGCTCACCCGCAAGATCTACGAGGTGCTGCTGACCTTCAAGCTGGAGCACCTGCTCACCAAGGACCAGATCTTCGAGATCTACTTGAACCAGATCTACCTCGGCAACCGCGCCTACGGCTTCGCCGCCGCCTCCGAAGCGTATTTCGGCAAGCCGTTGCAAGAGCTCACGATCGCACAGGCCGCCATGCTGGCTGGCCTGCCGAAGGCGCCGGGTGCGAACAACCCGGTCAACAATCCGCAGCGTGCGCGCGGCCGCCAGTTCTATGTGATCGACCGCATGCAGGAAGCCGGCTTCATCAACGCCGAACAGGCCGCCGAAGCCAAGAAGGAAGAACTGCATCTGCGCGATGCCGCCGACCCGAACCGCCTGCACGCCGAATACGTCGCGGAAACCGTGCGCCAGCTGATGTACGCCCAGTACGGCGACAGCACCTATACGCGCGGCCTGAAGGTCTACACCTCGCTGGTCGCGGCCGACCAGGCTGCAGCCTACAAGGCACTGCGCAAGGGCATCATGGACTACGAGCGCCGCCAGATCTATCGCGGCCCCGAGAAGTTCGTCGATCTGCCGAACGACGCCAAGGAACTCGACGAGGCGGTGGACGACGCACTCAGCGACCACCCCGACAACGGCGACGTGATGGCAGCAGTCGTGCTCAAGGCCACGGCCAAGCAGATCGACGCCGTGCGCGGCAACGGCGACCCCGTGCAGATCACCGGCGACGGCCTCAAGCCCGCGCAGTCCGGCCTCTCCGACAAGGCTCCGCCCAACATCAAGATCCGTCGCGGCGCGGTCATCCGTGTGGTGAAGACGCTCAAGAACACCTGGGAAATCACGCAACTGCCCGAGGTGGAAGGCGCTTTCGTCGCCATGGATCCGCGCGACGGCGCCATCAAGGCGCTGGTCGGCGGCTTCGATTTCGGCAAGAACAAGTTCAACCACGTGACGCAGGCCTGGCGCCAGCCGGGTTCGAGCTTCAAGCCATTCATCTATTCCGCGGCGCTTGAAAAGGGATTCACCCCGGCCACCGTCATCAACGACGGCCCCCTCTTCTTCGACGCCGGCACCACCGGCGGCCAGCCCTGGGAGCCCAAGAACTACGGCGGCGGCTACGACGGTCCGATGTCGATGCGCACCGCGCTGATGAAGTCGAAGAACCTCGTGTCGATCCGCATCCTGCAGTCCATCGGCACGCGCTACGCGCAGGAGTGGATCACCAACTTCGGCTTCGACAAGGACAAGCACCCGGCCTATCTGCCGATGGCGCTCGGCGCGGGCTCGGTCACGCCGATGCAGATGGCAGTGGGCTATTCTGTGTTCGCCAACGGCGGCTACCGCGTCAATCCGTACCTCGTGACCCGCATCACCGACCACAAGGACAAGGTCCTGGTCGACAAACAACCGCCGCTGCTCAACGAGTCGCTGCGCGCCATTCCCCAGCGCAATGCCTTCATCATGGACACGCTGCTGAATTCCGTGGCCCGCGCCGGCACCGCTGCCAAGGCGCAAGCCATGCTCAAGCGCCCCGACCTGTACGGCAAGACCGGCACCACCAACGACTCGCTGGATGCCTGGTTCGCGGGCTTCCAGCCGACCATGACGGCCATCTCGTGGATCGGCTACGACACACCGCGCAACCTGGGCGACCGCGAAACCGGCGGTGGCCTGAGCCTGCCGATCTGGATCACCTACATGGAAACCGCCATCAAGGGCGTGCCGGTGACTGAGCTATCGGCCAATCCGCCTTCAGGCATCGTGAGCGTCGGCGGCGAGTGGTACTACGACG
This is a stretch of genomic DNA from Variovorax paradoxus. It encodes these proteins:
- a CDS encoding penicillin-binding protein 1A codes for the protein MQETSSPKGPAKTPPPKRPTWLKWLLRFFFWGFGIAAAGVLAVLCVVAVALAVAYPNLPDISELSDYRPKLPLRVFSAEGTLIGEFGEERRNLTPISAIPKVVKDAVLAAEDARFYDHGGVDYKGMVRAGLANMNRVKSQGASTITMQVARNVYLSSEKTLTRKIYEVLLTFKLEHLLTKDQIFEIYLNQIYLGNRAYGFAAASEAYFGKPLQELTIAQAAMLAGLPKAPGANNPVNNPQRARGRQFYVIDRMQEAGFINAEQAAEAKKEELHLRDAADPNRLHAEYVAETVRQLMYAQYGDSTYTRGLKVYTSLVAADQAAAYKALRKGIMDYERRQIYRGPEKFVDLPNDAKELDEAVDDALSDHPDNGDVMAAVVLKATAKQIDAVRGNGDPVQITGDGLKPAQSGLSDKAPPNIKIRRGAVIRVVKTLKNTWEITQLPEVEGAFVAMDPRDGAIKALVGGFDFGKNKFNHVTQAWRQPGSSFKPFIYSAALEKGFTPATVINDGPLFFDAGTTGGQPWEPKNYGGGYDGPMSMRTALMKSKNLVSIRILQSIGTRYAQEWITNFGFDKDKHPAYLPMALGAGSVTPMQMAVGYSVFANGGYRVNPYLVTRITDHKDKVLVDKQPPLLNESLRAIPQRNAFIMDTLLNSVARAGTAAKAQAMLKRPDLYGKTGTTNDSLDAWFAGFQPTMTAISWIGYDTPRNLGDRETGGGLSLPIWITYMETAIKGVPVTELSANPPSGIVSVGGEWYYDDYAPGRGVASLGVESTPAAPAEALTGAPVSPPAPPEERNRILDLFRN